In the genome of Thermosphaera aggregans DSM 11486, one region contains:
- the cas4a gene encoding type I-A CRISPR-associated protein Cas4/Csa1: MISDRGLAGWLGSRGFPGFSRFSRGGLGFSAAVIRRVRGGFSTGSRAFPGFSGADDEGVLIGLETSQWLVEALILRRVMFRSIRRLYELARADPVDPELRGWSWDRLPLKPRAYLNLGVSEIASKYCETRRDIWLRRKTGARAEPTEPILTGRLIHDAISLALKETAKLLINNTEPYTAYQILSEKWRKLNPPKGYEKTVEKTYKATLITILGEAMYEKLVNETPQPVAYSEYRVDGTPLGMSQNLSVDVISDSVIIDFKTGAPRDFHKLSITGYALALEAAYETPRDYGLLIYINNPEDPRITYKPVYISNTLRRLFIEERDNIIDMLLEDAEPPKDLNCQPTCPLHGACNK, from the coding sequence TTGATCAGTGATCGTGGGCTGGCTGGGTGGCTGGGTTCCCGGGGTTTTCCGGGATTTTCTCGTTTTTCCCGGGGCGGGCTGGGGTTTTCCGCGGCCGTGATCAGGAGGGTTCGCGGGGGTTTTTCAACGGGTTCCCGGGCTTTCCCGGGATTTTCCGGGGCTGATGATGAGGGGGTTTTAATAGGGTTGGAGACAAGCCAGTGGCTGGTGGAGGCCTTGATCCTCCGCAGGGTCATGTTCCGCAGCATTAGAAGGCTCTACGAGCTCGCGAGAGCGGACCCCGTCGACCCGGAGCTGAGAGGGTGGAGCTGGGACCGGCTCCCCTTAAAACCCAGGGCATACCTAAACCTGGGAGTAAGCGAAATAGCGTCAAAATACTGCGAGACGAGAAGAGACATATGGCTGAGGAGGAAGACAGGGGCACGCGCAGAACCCACCGAGCCAATCCTAACCGGCAGGCTAATCCACGACGCAATCTCACTAGCCCTCAAAGAAACCGCGAAACTCCTAATCAACAATACGGAACCCTACACAGCATACCAAATCCTGAGCGAGAAATGGAGAAAACTCAACCCGCCGAAAGGATACGAGAAAACAGTGGAGAAAACATACAAGGCAACACTCATAACAATCCTCGGCGAAGCAATGTACGAGAAACTAGTCAACGAAACCCCGCAACCCGTAGCATACTCCGAATACAGGGTCGACGGAACACCACTAGGCATGAGCCAAAACCTCTCAGTAGACGTAATCTCAGACAGCGTAATAATAGACTTCAAAACAGGAGCACCAAGAGACTTCCACAAACTCTCAATAACAGGCTACGCACTAGCACTAGAAGCCGCGTACGAAACCCCAAGAGACTACGGACTACTAATATACATAAACAACCCCGAAGACCCGAGAATAACATACAAACCCGTCTACATCTCCAACACCCTGAGAAGACTCTTCATAGAGGAAAGAGACAACATAATAGACATGCTCCTAGAAGACGCGGAACCACCCAAAGACCTAAACTGCCAGCCAACATGCCCACTCCACGGAGCGTGCAACAAGTGA
- the cas2 gene encoding CRISPR-associated endonuclease Cas2, with protein MIILIAYDIADNNTRLKLASYLQSKGLVRIQKSVFTGTILPATLKDVDRTLPGFVRNSDDVIHLIPLLEYSLKNMKHYGNPLSQIKLERETLRVV; from the coding sequence ATGATCATACTAATAGCCTACGACATAGCGGACAACAACACAAGGCTGAAGCTCGCATCCTACCTGCAGTCTAAAGGACTGGTTAGAATACAGAAAAGCGTTTTCACGGGCACAATACTGCCGGCAACCCTGAAAGACGTCGACAGAACCCTCCCAGGCTTCGTGAGAAACAGCGACGACGTAATACACTTAATCCCCCTCCTAGAGTACTCGTTGAAAAACATGAAGCACTACGGCAACCCGCTAAGCCAGATCAAGCTTGAAAGAGAAACCCTGAGAGTGGTTTAA
- the cas1 gene encoding CRISPR-associated endonuclease Cas1, with protein MKQLIIAKHGVSVKTRKQLVVIEARKEGKILETPVSSIEQLIIASSGVSITSKTIRNLIDHGVDIVFLDSRGNPTGRIYPVYINKTVETRRKQYEAGFNGKGLEAAAEIIKAKILNQAGLIKRYYYYTGNTTLKQAYTEIAEIAGKTPPSTPSRQEMKQKLLTLEAEAARAYWAAYPALIPGELGFTGRDQDGEDLVNKSLNYLYGVLYSECWRAVVLAGLDPYLGFLHADRSGSPTLVFDYIEQWRFTADMTLLAMLRHGWKPTQVNGLLDYETRSRLVENLSKTLDETRANTPGETPTTLRQALKKTAFKLAAYLRGEEAFKPYVHSW; from the coding sequence GTGAAACAGCTAATAATCGCCAAGCACGGAGTAAGCGTGAAAACGAGAAAACAACTAGTAGTCATCGAAGCGAGAAAAGAAGGGAAAATCCTGGAAACACCAGTATCAAGCATCGAGCAATTAATAATAGCGTCAAGCGGCGTCTCAATAACAAGCAAAACAATCAGAAACCTCATAGACCACGGAGTCGACATAGTATTCCTCGACAGCAGGGGAAACCCAACCGGGAGAATATACCCAGTCTACATAAACAAAACCGTTGAAACAAGGAGGAAACAGTATGAAGCAGGCTTCAACGGGAAAGGCCTGGAGGCCGCGGCAGAAATAATCAAAGCCAAAATACTCAACCAGGCAGGACTAATCAAGAGATACTATTACTACACAGGCAACACCACGCTGAAGCAAGCCTACACGGAAATAGCTGAAATAGCCGGTAAAACACCCCCCAGCACGCCCAGCCGCCAAGAAATGAAGCAGAAGCTCCTCACGCTCGAAGCCGAAGCAGCAAGAGCATACTGGGCAGCATACCCCGCGCTAATCCCGGGCGAACTAGGCTTCACCGGCAGAGACCAGGACGGGGAAGACCTGGTGAACAAATCCCTAAACTACCTGTACGGAGTACTCTACAGCGAGTGCTGGAGAGCCGTAGTCCTGGCAGGCCTAGACCCATACCTCGGCTTCCTCCACGCAGACCGCTCGGGAAGCCCGACACTAGTGTTCGACTACATAGAGCAGTGGAGGTTCACGGCCGACATGACCCTACTAGCCATGCTGAGACACGGCTGGAAGCCCACACAAGTCAACGGCCTCCTCGACTACGAGACGAGATCCAGGCTCGTTGAAAACCTGTCGAAAACCCTGGACGAAACCAGGGCGAACACGCCGGGCGAAACCCCCACAACCCTGAGGCAAGCACTGAAGAAAACAGCCTTCAAGCTCGCAGCATACCTGAGAGGGGAGGAAGCGTTCAAACCATACGTCCACTCCTGGTGA